A window from Zonotrichia albicollis isolate bZonAlb1 chromosome 8, bZonAlb1.hap1, whole genome shotgun sequence encodes these proteins:
- the LOC141729945 gene encoding serine/threonine-protein kinase pim-1-like: MSKRTPGHGRPGAGEGRSGAVAGPGPSADSRVPPAGKAQEALQERYRLGSLLGRGGFGRVFAATRLSDGAPVAIKRVPRNRVRHWGELPDGTSAPLEIVLLAKVSTGFPGVVQLLEWLELPNCIVMVLERPERCQDLHRFIGARRFLPEEEARELFRQVLEAVRHCTSCGVLHRDIKPENILVDLDTGQAKLIDFGCGTYLQDTVYTHFAGTLSYSPPEWNDFGWYHGEAATIWSLGILLHQMVCGEHPFRRGRNLSWGQLPLPQRLSQECKDLIRWCLSVNSLDRPALEDLYFYPWMWDIPLP, encoded by the exons cgaacgcctgggcatggccggcccggggcgggtgaggggcgctcgggggccgttgctggccccgggccgagcgctgacagccgcgtcccgcccgcaggtaaggcgcaggaggccctgcaggagcggtacCGGCTGGGCTCGCTGCTGGGCCGCGGCGGCTTCGGCAGAGTCTTCGCGGCCACGCGGCTCTCAGACGGCGCCCCG gtggccatcaaaaGGGTGCCACGGAACCGCGTCCGGCACTGGggcgagctg CCCGACGGCACCAGCGCGCCCCTGGAGAttgtgctgctggccaaggtgtccactggcttccccggtgtggtccagctgctggagtggctcGAGCTCCCCAACTGCATCGTGATGGTGCTGGAGCGGCCAGAGCGGTGTCAGGACCTGCATCGTTTCATTGGGGCACGGCGGTTCCTGCCCGAGGAGGAGGCGCGGGAGCTGTtccgccaggtgctggaggccgtgcggcactgcaccagctgcggggtcctgcacagggacatcaaGCCAGAGAACATCCTGGTTGACCTGGACACCGGGCAGGCCAAACTGATTGactttggctgtggcacctacctgcaggacacagtctACACTCACTTTGCGG GAACACTGTCCTACAGCCCCCCGGAATGGAACGACTTTGGCTGGTACCATGGCGAGGCAGCAACAATctggtccctgggcatcctgctgcaccagatggtctgcggggagcaccctttcaggaggggccggaacctcagctggggccagctcccgctgccacaaaggctctctcaag aATGCAAAGATCTGATCAGGTGGTGTTTATCCGTGAACTCCTTGGATAGACCCGCACTGGAAGACCTGTACTTTTATCCTTGGATGTGGGATATTCCTCTGCCATAG